One genomic region from Cetobacterium sp. ZOR0034 encodes:
- a CDS encoding adenine phosphoribosyltransferase, with amino-acid sequence MDLKKYVALVEDYPKPGIKFRDITPLMGNGEAYKFATDKVVEFAKDHNIDLVVGPEARGFIFGCPVSYALGVGFAPVRKPGKLPREVIEYAYDLEYGSNVLCMHKDSVKPGQRVLIVDDLLATGGTIEATVKLIEELGGVVAGLAFLIELEDLKGKEKLEGYPVLTLMKY; translated from the coding sequence ATGGATTTAAAAAAATATGTAGCATTAGTTGAGGATTATCCAAAACCAGGAATAAAATTTAGAGATATCACTCCTCTAATGGGAAATGGTGAAGCTTATAAATTTGCAACAGATAAAGTTGTAGAGTTCGCAAAAGATCATAATATAGATTTAGTTGTAGGACCAGAAGCAAGAGGATTTATATTTGGATGTCCAGTATCATATGCTTTAGGTGTAGGATTTGCTCCAGTTAGAAAGCCAGGAAAGTTACCAAGAGAAGTTATTGAATATGCTTATGATTTAGAGTATGGTTCAAATGTTTTATGTATGCATAAAGATTCAGTAAAGCCAGGGCAAAGAGTATTAATCGTTGATGATTTATTAGCAACTGGTGGAACAATAGAAGCTACAGTTAAGTTAATTGAAGAATTAGGTGGAGTAGTTGCAGGATTAGCATTCTTAATTGAACTAGAAGACTTAAAAGGTAAAGAAAAATTAGAAGGATATCCAGTATTAACTTTAATGAAGTATTAA